CGTGGCTGAAGGGGCTGAGTCCTAAGGAAAACCGCGAGATTCCGCCTTTGCGTTACGACTTGGTGTATGAACTCAAGCAAGCGTTTCCGCATCTGGAGATTATTATCAACGGTGGCATTACGACGCTGGAACAATGCCAGCAGCATTTGCAGCACGTCGATGGGGTAATGGTGGGGCGCGAGGCTTACCATAATCCGTGGTTGTTGGCGCAGGTGGATTCGGCGCTTTACGGGGTAGATGATGCGTTTCAGGATCGCAAAGCGGTGTTGGCAGCGTTTTTGGATTATGTGCAGGCGCAACAAGCAGCGGGTGTGGCATTGAACCACATGAGCCGTCACATTCTCGGTTTGTTTCAGGGGATGCCGGGAGCGCGGTCGTTTCGGCGGCTGATTAGCGAGAATGCGCATAAGCAAAACGCGGGTGTTGAATTATTGTGTAATGCGGCTGAAAAAATTGCTTGACCGATCTCTGTTTGCTCTATATTATATGCGCCTCAAACCGACAGTTCCTCGATAGCTCAGTCGGTAGAGCAACGGACTGTTAATCCGTGGGTCACTGGTTCGAGTCCAGTTCGAGGAGCCAACATTCTATATCATGGTGTACCATGATGATTCAAAAGCCTTTGCAGGTCGCAATCTGCAAGGGCTTTTGTGCGTCAGCTTGTGACCATTATGCCTCTTCTTCGGGCAATTCCGGCAAGGTGTAAGGCGTGGCGGCGAGTAAGCCGTGCATGTACATCAAGCCACCGTGCGGGCGATTGATCTCAGCTAGTTCGTAGATGTATGCAAACACCTCGTCCGCTTGTTCGGTGGGGACGGCGACCGTCAGCACTTCTTTTTCCGAGGTTTCGCCAATGCCGCGATAGCGTAGCGGGGTTAATCGCCCGTTGCCGCGTGCGTAATGAATATCCACTGCGGTCAGCCCGCGTTCTTTGGTTAAGGCTTTGGCTACCTTCATGGCGCGGCCTTTGGGCAGGATGCAGGTAATGACTTTTTGTGAAATGAGGGTGGGGGTAACGCTTAACATGTTGGGCGGACTCATGAGCCTTGACGTGGGTAATCGGTGAGGCGTTCGACGATTTCGGGGGGAATGAAGGTGGCGGCTTTTTCCAGCGGCGTGACCCACATAAAGCCCATGCCGGGCGTATCCATTTTGCCTGCTAAATACATTTTTTCAAACACGCGGTCGAGCTGGTCGGTGGACACCACAATATTGATGACTTCTTTTTCCGCTTCGATGGCTAAGCCCATAATGCCGAGGCGTTCGCGCACCCCGCGCCCGCGTGCGTAATGGATGCTTGCCCCTTGTGCGCCTGCTTCTTGGGCGGCTTTGACGATTTCATCCGCTAGACCGCGTTGCACAATCGCAGTGATCAGGGCGACATCGGTCAAGACAACAATTTCACGTTTGCTCATGCGGGTTTACCTTGGGTTGAAGCGTGTTTGGGGGCTTGGTCATAGTAACGTTGCTTACGGCTGACTTTCCAGCGTATCCACAAGCCGGTGAGCATGACCGAGATAATCGGGCAAATCGACGCCATTGAAAGAATGCCAAAACCTTCAATTGCCTCGACCGCATTACCCACGCCCAGCCCCATCGCTAACACCAGTGGCACGGTCACGGGGCCGGTGGTGACTCCGGCGCTATCCCACGCGATATTGACGAATTCTTCGCTAGACAGGTAAGTGAGGATGACCGCGAATAAATAACCCGGAATCAGCAACCAGGCCAGCGGGAGGTCGAAGATGATTTTCGCGACTCCCAAGGCAATGCCAAACGCTACGCCAAATGATACTGCATACATGAGTAAGGATTTGCGGAATGCACCGTTGGTGAGCGTTTCAACCGTCAAACCGAGGGCATTGAGGGCGGGTTCTGCCAAGGTCGCCCCAAACCCCAGCAACCACGCAAACAACAATGCCAGCGATAAACCCAGTATGGCGCTGTACAGCGGGCTATGCGTCACCGCTTCAATCGCGGTGAAGGCGGCGGGAATCAGGCTGCCGGATTGCCCGCCCAGTTTCGCCAAGCCATAGCTTAAACCAAGGTTGAACATGATCATGCCGATCACCGCAAGGGCAATGCCGTAGGCGATTTGACCGGGTTCGGGGAGTTTTTCCTTTAGGATTAGCCACATGACCAGCAGCAAAAACAGCACCAGCGGCACAATGGCGCGTAAACCAGCGATGATTTCCAGCCAAGGGGTTTGGCTATACCATGCCGGTTCCAGTGCTTGCTGGGCGTTGGCGGCGGTGGCAATGATCTCGGCGGGCGTGGTGGTGAACGCGAGATACAGTGCGAGTAATTGCACACTGAGGATCGGGAATAGCGACGCTAAGGTGACAATGCCAAAGCCGGACAGTGACGATTGCCCTTTGCCCGCAGCGGCGGCAATGCCGATCCCCAATGCCAGTACCAGCGGTACGGTGACAGGGCCGGTGGTGACAGCGCCGCTATCCCACGCCAGCCCCAAGGTTTTACTGAGTTCGGGGTCGAATTGCATGAAAACGGTGAGGGCGATAATCGGGATGAGTGACAGGTAAATCAGCGGTTTTAAGCTCCAGCCATTGAGCAGGCGCAATGTGCCGAGGATGGCGGCAGCGCCCACGCCAATCCCGACCCCTAACACCAGCACTTCTGCCCATTCGTTGAGCATGGCGTAGAGGTAGGGGGCGGATTCGACTTGTACAATTTGCCCAGCGGCTTTCAATGCGCCAATGGCGGGTTCGGCAAAGGTGACACCAATACCCAGCAGAAAGACAATGCTGAGTACCACCGGCAAGGTGGCTTTGGCAGGAAGCGTATTGCCGAGCGCTTCGCCAAAGGGCATCAGGCCGACTTTTAAACCTTCCATGAAAAACATCAAGCCGAGAACCACCGCGACTAAGCCACCGGTAATCAAGCCAGCATCGGCAACGCCTTGTTGCAGCACAAAAATCTGGAACAGCACAAGGTAGAGCGCGAGTGGAACCACGGCTTGCACTTGTTCCATCAGGCGGCTGCTGATGTAGGGTTGAATCAGGCGATAAGCATCAATCCAGCGTAGGTGGATTTTGGGGGCGCGGTAGGGAATTTCGCTGCCATCAGCGGCGTGCCACACTTTTGGGGTGAGGTTGTTGTAGGATATTTGTTGCTGCTGAAGCGTAATTTCGCGCACAAATGCGCCAAAGCGGATTTCAGTTGGCATAATTTCCCTGACGGCTGCTAGTCGTGTCTTGACAATACCATAAATAAACTCGTCATCTTAATAGATTTATTTAAATGGGTGGCGTGAGGGCATTATGTGCTGAGAAAATGGTACGTTGCTGAATCAGGTGCTGGAGGAAGGTGGGCGCTACTGGGTTTTAACGGTATGATCAATCCTATCGAAAAATATACCATCTCCCTGTAAGGACTCGCCCATGACCGCTAACACCCACCACCCACGCGGAACCCTGATCCTACGCACCCTCGCCATGCCCAAGGACACCAACCCCAACGGTGACATCTTCGGCGGCTGGATTCTCTCGCAAATGGACATGGCAGGCGGCATCCTTGCCAAAGAA
The sequence above is drawn from the Thiothrix subterranea genome and encodes:
- a CDS encoding P-II family nitrogen regulator, with product MSKREIVVLTDVALITAIVQRGLADEIVKAAQEAGAQGASIHYARGRGVRERLGIMGLAIEAEKEVINIVVSTDQLDRVFEKMYLAGKMDTPGMGFMWVTPLEKAATFIPPEIVERLTDYPRQGS
- a CDS encoding DUF1538 domain-containing protein, whose product is MPTEIRFGAFVREITLQQQQISYNNLTPKVWHAADGSEIPYRAPKIHLRWIDAYRLIQPYISSRLMEQVQAVVPLALYLVLFQIFVLQQGVADAGLITGGLVAVVLGLMFFMEGLKVGLMPFGEALGNTLPAKATLPVVLSIVFLLGIGVTFAEPAIGALKAAGQIVQVESAPYLYAMLNEWAEVLVLGVGIGVGAAAILGTLRLLNGWSLKPLIYLSLIPIIALTVFMQFDPELSKTLGLAWDSGAVTTGPVTVPLVLALGIGIAAAAGKGQSSLSGFGIVTLASLFPILSVQLLALYLAFTTTPAEIIATAANAQQALEPAWYSQTPWLEIIAGLRAIVPLVLFLLLVMWLILKEKLPEPGQIAYGIALAVIGMIMFNLGLSYGLAKLGGQSGSLIPAAFTAIEAVTHSPLYSAILGLSLALLFAWLLGFGATLAEPALNALGLTVETLTNGAFRKSLLMYAVSFGVAFGIALGVAKIIFDLPLAWLLIPGYLFAVILTYLSSEEFVNIAWDSAGVTTGPVTVPLVLAMGLGVGNAVEAIEGFGILSMASICPIISVMLTGLWIRWKVSRKQRYYDQAPKHASTQGKPA